One Magnetococcales bacterium genomic region harbors:
- a CDS encoding UDP-N-acetylmuramoyl-tripeptide--D-alanyl-D-alanine ligase produces the protein MPPDLDFIRHALNPAVENHSGGNVAFTGISIDSRTLVPGQLFAALSGPSFDGHAFIPKAVAAGARAVLVERKWQETTPVPVVRVDGVLDALTRLALAWRRHVAATVIAVTGSSGKTTVKEMLALCLGQHMHGVHATRGNLNNHIGVPLTLLSLPADCRVAVVEMGMSAAGEITHLAGIAQPDIGLVTNVFPAHIAAFGSLLDIAHAKGELLAALPPEGVAILPSGRWESAMLATLSRPQRRLTFGIDENATISAREIVTTLEDTTFDLQIAGEPPVQARIHGRGNHLIDNALAAAAAAHAIKVPVTAIVRGLEEFRLQKGRGEVKNTPGGWQVIDDTYNANPGSMAAALARLGSDTHRRRIAVLGDMLELGDSAVKLHEALATAVIDAGISRLFTTGELMRHLARRLENHPNLQVDHRHDAGEWIGVLPGLCRPGDLVLVKGSRGMKMERIVEDLGRHAV, from the coding sequence ATGCCACCCGATCTGGATTTCATTCGCCATGCGCTCAATCCCGCCGTGGAAAACCATTCCGGAGGCAATGTGGCATTCACCGGAATATCGATCGATTCGCGAACCCTTGTCCCCGGTCAACTGTTCGCCGCCCTCTCCGGTCCCAGTTTCGACGGCCATGCCTTCATACCCAAGGCGGTCGCGGCAGGGGCCCGGGCAGTCCTGGTCGAACGGAAGTGGCAGGAAACAACACCGGTTCCGGTCGTTCGCGTGGACGGAGTCCTCGATGCCCTGACCCGCCTGGCCCTGGCCTGGCGGCGACATGTCGCCGCCACCGTGATCGCCGTGACCGGATCCAGCGGCAAGACGACGGTCAAGGAAATGCTCGCCCTCTGCCTCGGCCAACACATGCACGGCGTCCATGCCACCCGGGGCAATCTGAACAATCACATTGGCGTTCCCCTGACCCTTCTGTCGCTCCCCGCCGACTGCCGGGTAGCGGTGGTGGAAATGGGAATGAGCGCCGCGGGGGAAATCACCCATCTGGCAGGCATCGCCCAACCCGACATCGGCCTCGTCACCAATGTTTTTCCCGCCCATATCGCCGCGTTCGGCAGCCTTCTGGACATTGCCCATGCCAAGGGAGAACTCCTGGCTGCCCTCCCCCCGGAGGGTGTGGCCATTCTCCCCTCCGGAAGATGGGAAAGCGCCATGCTTGCAACCCTGTCCCGGCCACAACGGCGTCTGACTTTCGGCATCGACGAAAACGCCACCATTTCGGCCCGGGAGATCGTCACAACACTTGAGGACACGACGTTCGACCTCCAGATCGCCGGAGAACCACCCGTCCAGGCGCGAATCCATGGACGGGGGAATCATCTGATCGACAACGCCCTGGCCGCCGCCGCCGCCGCCCATGCCATCAAGGTCCCCGTGACGGCCATTGTCCGGGGACTCGAAGAATTCCGCCTGCAAAAAGGACGGGGAGAGGTCAAGAACACCCCCGGCGGATGGCAGGTGATCGACGACACCTACAACGCCAATCCCGGCTCCATGGCCGCAGCCCTCGCACGACTTGGCAGCGACACCCACCGGCGCCGCATCGCGGTCCTGGGAGACATGCTGGAACTCGGGGATTCGGCAGTCAAATTGCATGAAGCGTTGGCAACCGCCGTCATCGATGCCGGCATCTCCAGGTTGTTCACCACCGGAGAACTCATGAGGCACCTCGCCCGGCGCCTTGAGAATCATCCCAACCTTCAGGTCGATCATCGCCATGATGCCGGCGAATGGATCGGTGTACTGCCCGGATTGTGTCG